A DNA window from Acidimicrobiia bacterium contains the following coding sequences:
- a CDS encoding methylmalonyl-CoA mutase family protein: MSSDDGLRDVPFETISGIPLEQSYGPEPPGADAAPGEYPFTRGPYATMYRSKLWTMRLFAGFGTAEETNTRFHEILASGGDGLSTAFDLPTLMGRDSDDPLALGEVGRCGVAVDTLADVEDLYAGIDLGDVSTSMTINAPAAILLAMYVAAAEKAGTPRDRLSGTLQNDILKEYQAQKEFIFPPRPSMRLVSDTVRFCTAEMPRWHPVSISGYHIREAGSTAVQELAFTLANGFAYVEAARQAGLEVDAFAPRLSFFFNAHIDFFEEIAKYRAARRIWARTMKERYGATDPRSLRLRFHTQTAGVSLTAQQPEVNLVRTALEALSGVLGGTQSLHTNSMDEALALPTRKAARLAMRTQQVIAHETGVANVADPLGGSWFVEELTDEMERRADDVFEHLDDLGNGSILDGVLAGIDDGWFQGEIAEAAYRFERSVNSGERVIVAVNSFTEGNEEDDLELLSIGSEVEAAQTKRVQAVRTDRNDDAVRTALERVAADAAEPTTNLVPALLDAVTAYATEGEIVEALVGEFGRYVERPAF, from the coding sequence GCCACGATGTACCGCTCCAAGCTCTGGACCATGCGGCTCTTCGCCGGCTTCGGTACCGCCGAGGAGACGAACACCCGCTTCCACGAGATCCTCGCCTCGGGCGGCGACGGCCTCTCGACGGCCTTCGACCTCCCCACGCTCATGGGCCGCGACTCCGACGACCCGCTGGCCCTCGGCGAGGTGGGCCGCTGCGGGGTGGCTGTCGACACGCTCGCCGACGTCGAGGACCTCTACGCCGGGATCGACCTCGGCGACGTCAGCACCTCGATGACGATCAACGCGCCCGCTGCGATCCTCCTCGCGATGTACGTCGCGGCCGCCGAAAAGGCGGGGACCCCACGCGACCGCCTCAGCGGCACGCTCCAGAACGACATCCTCAAGGAGTACCAGGCGCAAAAGGAATTCATCTTCCCCCCGCGACCGTCGATGCGTCTCGTCAGCGACACCGTGCGGTTCTGCACCGCCGAGATGCCCCGCTGGCACCCCGTCTCGATCTCGGGGTACCACATCCGGGAGGCCGGATCGACAGCGGTGCAGGAACTGGCGTTCACGCTCGCCAACGGATTCGCCTACGTCGAAGCTGCGCGCCAGGCCGGGCTGGAGGTCGACGCGTTCGCTCCCCGCCTGTCGTTCTTCTTCAACGCGCACATCGACTTCTTCGAGGAGATCGCCAAGTACCGCGCGGCACGGCGCATCTGGGCCCGTACGATGAAGGAGCGCTACGGGGCGACGGACCCCCGCTCGCTGCGCCTCCGGTTCCACACCCAGACGGCCGGTGTGTCGCTCACCGCACAGCAGCCCGAGGTGAACCTCGTGCGCACAGCCCTCGAGGCCCTCTCGGGAGTGCTCGGGGGCACCCAGAGCCTGCACACCAACTCCATGGACGAGGCGTTGGCCCTGCCGACGAGGAAGGCCGCCCGCCTCGCCATGCGCACCCAGCAGGTCATCGCCCACGAGACCGGTGTCGCCAACGTGGCCGACCCCCTGGGCGGCTCCTGGTTCGTGGAGGAGCTCACCGACGAGATGGAGCGGCGTGCCGACGACGTGTTCGAGCACCTCGACGACCTGGGGAACGGCTCGATCCTCGACGGCGTGCTGGCGGGCATCGACGACGGCTGGTTCCAGGGCGAGATCGCCGAGGCCGCGTACCGCTTCGAGCGCAGCGTCAACTCGGGCGAACGTGTGATCGTCGCCGTCAACAGTTTCACCGAGGGAAACGAGGAGGACGATCTCGAGCTGCTGTCCATCGGCTCCGAGGTGGAGGCGGCGCAGACGAAACGCGTGCAGGCCGTACGCACCGACCGTAACGACGACGCCGTGCGGACGGCCCTGGAGCGCGTCGCGGCCGACGCCGCGGAACCGACCACGAACCTCGTGCCCGCGCTGCTCGATGCCGTCACCGCCTACGCCACCGAGGGCGAGATCGTGGAGGCACTCGTCGGTGAGTTCGGCCGCTATGTCGAGCGTCCCGCCTTCTGA
- a CDS encoding FdhF/YdeP family oxidoreductase — protein sequence MGSRRWRGRVKAPRGTRRDLWAGFSPNGAGETKPHHYREIARTVWENRRSLPYAWRILNRGVCDGCALGAAGLHDWTINGVHLCTTRLNLLKLNTAGPLDPDVLGDVPTLRRMNGRELRDLGRLPYPMQRRRGDSGFERITWDTALDTVAARVRSTAPERIAFYLTARGITNEVYYVAQKVARFLGTPNIDNAARICHAPSTGVLKRALGVGATTVSYTDVINSDLIVLFGADVANAQPVFMKYLYLARKRGTKVAVVNPVREPGLERYWVPSNAESAVFGTRMTDEFFGVHTGGDVAFVNGVIKVMLSRGALDQNFINDHTHGFDELLAELESESFDDLEEASGATRGDMERFADLYGQARSCVLVWSMGITQHEHGSDQVTSIVDLALTRGNVGRPGAGLMPIRGHSGVQGGAEMGAYATALPGAVPVDEASAAALSRQYGFEVPAREGLDAEQMVEGAARGDLDVLYSSGGNFLEALPAPEVVESALSRVPLRVHQDIVVSSQMLVDPGEEVILLPAATRYEQRGGGTQTTTERRVVFSPEIRGPRIAEARSEWEIYLDLAARVDPDRAHLVSFDSADAVRDEIARVVPSYDGVQNTSRTGDAVQWGGERLCDGGDFPTPDGRARFVAVSPPPSRNDGRFRLSTRRGKQFNTMVEAERDPLTGASRDAVLIAESDAEELGVGHGDPVTLTSDIGAMDATVHVAEIRPRNVQVFFPEGNALIPAGRRDGSGVPDYNTLVEITPARGRQKAGRST from the coding sequence ATGGGTAGTCGGCGCTGGCGGGGCCGTGTCAAGGCCCCACGGGGAACACGGCGTGACCTGTGGGCGGGCTTCAGCCCCAACGGTGCGGGGGAGACCAAGCCCCACCACTACCGCGAGATCGCCCGCACGGTCTGGGAGAACCGACGGTCGTTGCCGTACGCCTGGCGCATCCTCAACCGGGGCGTGTGCGACGGCTGCGCCCTCGGGGCGGCCGGGCTGCACGACTGGACCATCAACGGCGTCCACCTGTGCACCACACGTCTCAACCTCCTGAAGCTCAACACGGCCGGCCCGCTGGATCCCGATGTCCTCGGCGACGTTCCGACGCTTCGTCGCATGAACGGCCGTGAGCTGCGCGATCTCGGGCGGCTCCCGTACCCGATGCAGCGACGCCGGGGAGACAGCGGTTTCGAGCGGATCACGTGGGACACGGCCCTCGACACCGTCGCCGCACGTGTACGTTCCACCGCGCCCGAGCGGATCGCCTTCTACCTCACCGCGCGCGGCATCACCAACGAGGTGTACTACGTCGCACAGAAGGTGGCGCGGTTCCTCGGAACCCCGAACATCGACAACGCAGCCCGCATCTGCCACGCGCCGTCCACCGGAGTCCTGAAACGGGCTCTCGGGGTGGGCGCTACGACGGTCTCCTACACCGATGTCATCAACTCCGATCTGATCGTGCTCTTCGGGGCCGACGTGGCGAACGCCCAGCCGGTCTTCATGAAGTACCTCTACCTCGCCCGCAAGAGGGGGACGAAGGTCGCCGTCGTGAACCCCGTCCGTGAGCCCGGCCTCGAGCGTTACTGGGTGCCGTCGAACGCCGAGAGCGCCGTGTTCGGTACCCGGATGACCGACGAGTTCTTCGGGGTGCACACGGGTGGCGATGTGGCCTTCGTCAACGGCGTCATCAAGGTGATGCTCTCCCGGGGTGCGCTCGACCAGAACTTCATCAACGACCACACGCACGGCTTCGACGAGCTCCTCGCGGAGCTGGAATCGGAGTCCTTCGACGATCTCGAAGAGGCGTCGGGCGCGACGCGCGGCGACATGGAGCGCTTCGCCGATCTCTACGGGCAGGCTCGCTCCTGCGTTCTCGTGTGGTCGATGGGTATCACCCAGCACGAGCACGGCTCCGACCAGGTGACCTCGATCGTCGATCTCGCCCTCACCCGCGGCAACGTCGGGCGCCCGGGGGCGGGGCTCATGCCGATCCGCGGGCACTCGGGGGTGCAGGGCGGTGCCGAGATGGGCGCCTACGCCACCGCACTCCCGGGCGCCGTACCGGTCGACGAGGCGTCGGCGGCCGCGCTCAGCCGCCAGTACGGCTTCGAGGTCCCGGCACGGGAGGGACTCGACGCCGAACAGATGGTCGAGGGCGCCGCGCGTGGCGACCTCGACGTCCTCTACTCCAGCGGCGGCAACTTCCTCGAGGCGCTCCCCGCTCCCGAGGTCGTCGAGAGCGCCCTGTCGCGTGTGCCGCTCCGTGTCCACCAGGACATCGTCGTGTCGAGTCAGATGCTCGTCGACCCCGGCGAGGAGGTCATCCTGCTCCCGGCGGCCACGCGCTACGAGCAGCGTGGTGGTGGAACGCAGACGACGACGGAGCGCCGTGTTGTCTTCAGCCCCGAGATCCGTGGGCCCCGGATCGCCGAGGCCCGATCCGAGTGGGAGATCTACCTCGATCTGGCCGCACGCGTCGACCCTGACCGCGCCCACCTCGTGTCCTTCGACTCGGCCGACGCCGTCCGCGACGAGATCGCCCGGGTCGTCCCCTCCTACGACGGCGTGCAGAACACCTCCCGGACCGGCGACGCCGTCCAGTGGGGCGGTGAGCGCCTCTGCGACGGTGGGGACTTCCCGACACCCGACGGCCGTGCCCGCTTCGTCGCGGTGTCACCCCCGCCGTCACGCAACGACGGGCGCTTCCGTCTCTCGACGCGCCGCGGCAAGCAGTTCAACACGATGGTCGAGGCCGAGCGCGACCCCCTCACCGGGGCCTCACGCGATGCGGTTCTCATCGCCGAATCCGACGCCGAGGAGCTCGGTGTCGGCCACGGCGACCCGGTCACCCTGACGTCGGACATCGGAGCGATGGACGCCACCGTGCACGTGGCCGAGATCCGTCCCCGCAACGTCCAGGTGTTCTTCCCCGAGGGCAATGCCCTCATCCCGGCCGGCCGACGCGACGGGTCCGGGGTCCCCGACTACAACACGCTCGTGGAGATCACGCCGGCACGTGGCCGTCAGAAGGCGGGACGCTCGACATAG